A segment of the Erythrobacter sp. F6033 genome:
CTTCGCTGCTCTCACCAAAGCAGGCTGAAACGAAAAACGCCCGCTGACCTCTCGGTCGCGGGCGCTTTCAATCTCTTTGGCTTTGGGCGCTTAAGCGGCCTCTGCCTCTTCGTTCGGATCGCGCAGCACATAACCGCGGCCCCAAACAGTCTCGATATAGTTTTCGCCGCCGCATGCATGGCTGAGCTTTTTGCGCAGTTTGCAGATGAAGACGTCGATAATCTTGAGTTCCGGTTCGTCCATCCCGCCATACAGGTGGTTGAGGAACATTTCTTTGGTCAGCGTGGTGCCCTTGCGCAGTGAGAGCAGCTCAAGCATCGCATATTCTTTACCGGTCAGATGAACACGTGCGCCGTCGACTTCAACAGTCTTGGCATCAAGGTTCACGGCCAGTTTGCCGGTGCGGATGATCGACTGGCTGTGGCCTTTCGAACGACGCACAACAGCGTGAATGCGGGCGACCAGCTCTTCGCGGTGGAACGGCTTGGTCACATAGTCATCGGCACCGAAGCCGAACGAACGGATTTTGCTGTCCATTTCGGCAATACCCGAAAGGATCAGAACCGGCGTTTGCACCTTGGCAACGCGCAGCTTCTTAAGCACGTCATAGCCGTGCATATCTGGCAGGTTCAGGTCGAGCAGGATGATATCATAATCATACAGCTTACCCAGATCGAGGCCTTCTTCACCTAGATCAGTCGCATAGACGTTAAAGCCTTCAGTAGTGAGCATGAGCTCAATGGCTTTCGCCGTTGTCGGCTCGTCCTCAATCAAAAGCACTCGCATATCTGGTCCCCTACGTTGCCCCAGAAGGTGGCGCTCACCTCTTGGCAAGCTTTGGTGGTAACGCCTCGGTAAGAGGTGTTGTCATGTATTAACCACACAAGTTCTGAACGGAAAAGGTTAACGCGCCGTAAACGGATGGCTTGAAAAATTGTGAGTCTTTGAGGTCACAGGTGTTTTTGCGGGCAGGCAATACGCACGAAAGGCCCCCTGAGCTAACACCCAGCTTCGCTTCAAATCCCGCTAAGCTTCTTTGCCCGCCGCCGCTGTGCGCTGGACCCGATCCCGATGGCTTCGCGATATTTCGCGACGGTGCGCCGTGCGAGATCGAAGCCTTCTTCTTTCAGGAGATCCACCAGCTTTTGATCAGACAGCACCTTTTTCGGGTCCTCGGCATCGGTGAGAGATTTGATCCGCGCCTTAATCGTTTCCGACGAAGCGCCTTCGCCGTCGCTCGATCCGACACCGCTGTTGAAGAAGTACTTCAGCTCAAAACAACCGCGATCGCAGTGGAGGTATTTGTTGCTGGTCACACGGCTAACCGTGCTTTCATGCATGTCGATCTGCTCTGCGACCTCACGCAAGGTCAACGGACGCAATTCGGAGACGCCTCTACGGAAAAACCCGTCCTGCTGCTTTACGATTTCCGCAGCGGTTTTGAGGATGGTTTTTTGCCGCTGGTCAAGAGCCCGGATGAGCCAATGGGCATCGGCCAGCTTTTCCTTGAGCCAGCTTTGTGCCTCTGCGCCGGGTGAACCCTGATTAAGCTCGACATAGTAATCGCGGTTCACGACCAGCCGAGGCAGTGTCGCCTCGTTCAGTTTGATATCCCAGCCGCCATCGTCCTTTGATGAAAGCAATACATCGGGCACGACTGCACTGTCTGTTGCGGGTGCAAAAACGAGACCGGGTTTGGGATCAAAGCTGCGCAATTCGCCAAGCATATCGGCGAAGTCTTCATCATCGACGCCGCACAGGCGTTTCAACTTCTCGACTTCACCGCGCGCGACCAATTCGAGGTTGTCGATCAGCTTTGCCATGCAGGGATCATAACGGTCTGCTTCGCGCGCCTGCAGCTCAAGACATTCGGCCAGGCTGCGCGCTCCCACTCCGGTTGGATCGAGCATTTGCAGTACGGTGAGACCGTCATCAACCTCGTCCCGGGTGACGCCGAGGTCGTAGGCAACTTCGCGTAGGTCGCTGCTCAGATAGCCCGCATCATCGAGCAAGCCGACCAAATGCCGTGCGATAAAGGCTTCTTTGGCATTCACAGCAATTGCGCCGATTTGCTCGTTAAGATGCTCGGTCAATGTCGTTTCCGCAGCGCGGGTGGCATTGATATCCGGAAAATCCTCGCCGCTCGCTGCGCCGCTGGATGCAGCAGAACCCCATTCGGCATCACCCGAAGCGCTTGCCGCGTGCGAGCCATCGCCCGTATCGCGGTCCCGGTCGAGCGCGCCAGTATCTAGATCAAGCGGGGCCTCTTTCTCGCCCCCACCCTGCGCCATCAGCTGGTCTGAAGTGAACTCTTCGCGCGGGATGTCATCCGGCTCTCCGCCTCCCGTGTCCTCGCTGGACACCGACCCGGCTTCCAGCAGAGGATTGCCTTCAAGCGCATCGCCGATGAAGGTTTCGATTTCGAGGTTTGATGCAGCCAGCAGTTTGATCGCCTGCTGCAATTGCGGCGTCATCACCAATTGTTGCGATTGGCGTAGGTCCAGTCTGGGTCCGAGCGCCATGGCGTCTATGTCAGAGCGTGAAGCTCTCTCCCAGATAAAGCCGCTTTACATTCTCATCAGCGACAAGGTCTTGCGGTGTACCAGCGAACAGCACCTGCCCGCCATAAATGATGCAAGCGCGATCAACGATGTCGAGCGTTTCGCGGACATTGTGATCGGTGATGAGAACACCGATCCCGCGCCGCTTGAGGTCTTTGACGAGATCGCGGATATCGCTGATCGATAGCGGATCGATGCCTGCAAAGGGTTCGTCCAGCAGCATGATCGATGGCTTTGCCGCGAGCGCGCGGGCGATTTCACAGCGACGGCGTTCACCGCCAGAAAGCGCCATGGCTGGGCTTTCGCGGAGCCGCTCCAGACCGAATTCGCCGAGCAGGCGCTCCAGTTCGGCTGCGCGCGTATCGGCATCAGGTTCAACCATTTCGAGAACGCAATTGATGTTCTGTTCGACAGTCATTCCGCGAAAGATGCTTGTTTCCTGAGGCAGATAGCCGAGGCCAA
Coding sequences within it:
- the lptB gene encoding LPS export ABC transporter ATP-binding protein; the encoded protein is MSESTTLEEPANATVPLPDGGLEVVSIAKSYDKRAVLTDISLSVGKGEVLGLLGPNGAGKTTCFYSIMGLVKPDSGRILMDGEDVTKLPMYRRAILGLGYLPQETSIFRGMTVEQNINCVLEMVEPDADTRAAELERLLGEFGLERLRESPAMALSGGERRRCEIARALAAKPSIMLLDEPFAGIDPLSISDIRDLVKDLKRRGIGVLITDHNVRETLDIVDRACIIYGGQVLFAGTPQDLVADENVKRLYLGESFTL
- the rpoN gene encoding RNA polymerase factor sigma-54, producing the protein MALGPRLDLRQSQQLVMTPQLQQAIKLLAASNLEIETFIGDALEGNPLLEAGSVSSEDTGGGEPDDIPREEFTSDQLMAQGGGEKEAPLDLDTGALDRDRDTGDGSHAASASGDAEWGSAASSGAASGEDFPDINATRAAETTLTEHLNEQIGAIAVNAKEAFIARHLVGLLDDAGYLSSDLREVAYDLGVTRDEVDDGLTVLQMLDPTGVGARSLAECLELQAREADRYDPCMAKLIDNLELVARGEVEKLKRLCGVDDEDFADMLGELRSFDPKPGLVFAPATDSAVVPDVLLSSKDDGGWDIKLNEATLPRLVVNRDYYVELNQGSPGAEAQSWLKEKLADAHWLIRALDQRQKTILKTAAEIVKQQDGFFRRGVSELRPLTLREVAEQIDMHESTVSRVTSNKYLHCDRGCFELKYFFNSGVGSSDGEGASSETIKARIKSLTDAEDPKKVLSDQKLVDLLKEEGFDLARRTVAKYREAIGIGSSAQRRRAKKLSGI
- a CDS encoding response regulator transcription factor CtrA yields the protein MRVLLIEDEPTTAKAIELMLTTEGFNVYATDLGEEGLDLGKLYDYDIILLDLNLPDMHGYDVLKKLRVAKVQTPVLILSGIAEMDSKIRSFGFGADDYVTKPFHREELVARIHAVVRRSKGHSQSIIRTGKLAVNLDAKTVEVDGARVHLTGKEYAMLELLSLRKGTTLTKEMFLNHLYGGMDEPELKIIDVFICKLRKKLSHACGGENYIETVWGRGYVLRDPNEEAEAA